In one Vibrio sp. VB16 genomic region, the following are encoded:
- a CDS encoding class I SAM-dependent methyltransferase, which translates to MTAAIYLEKGRDKSLRRKHPWIFSRGVHKVEGEPELGETVNVLAHNGEWLAKAAYSPISQIRARVWSFQKEEIDTAFFVKRIRQAQLLREETIERDGLTGYRLIAAESDGLPGITIDRYQDFLVCQLLSAGAEYNKKLLVAALVECFPNCSVYERSDVAVRKKEGLSETMGVLHGETPPESVVIEENGIKINVDIVNGHKTGFYLDQRDSRQRSMKYMNDKDVLNCFSYTGGFGLYALKAGAKRVINADVSQPALDNAKLNAELNQFDISKKRAVFLNADVFKLLREYRDQGTKFDVVIMDPPKFISSRQNITSGAKGYKDINMLAMQILNPGGTLLTYSCSGLMSADLFQKVIADAAVDSGRSVKFIERFEQAADHVIDSAYPEGFYLKGFACKVL; encoded by the coding sequence ATGACAGCTGCAATCTATCTTGAAAAAGGTCGAGACAAATCTTTAAGACGTAAACATCCTTGGATTTTTTCCCGTGGTGTGCATAAAGTCGAAGGAGAGCCTGAGCTTGGTGAGACTGTAAACGTGTTGGCACACAATGGCGAATGGTTGGCAAAAGCGGCCTATTCTCCAATATCGCAGATCCGCGCGCGCGTCTGGAGCTTTCAAAAGGAAGAGATAGATACGGCATTTTTCGTTAAACGAATTCGACAAGCGCAGCTATTGAGAGAAGAAACCATCGAGCGAGATGGCCTGACAGGTTACCGTCTTATTGCGGCTGAATCCGATGGTTTACCCGGCATCACAATAGACAGATATCAAGATTTTCTTGTCTGTCAGCTTTTGAGTGCGGGCGCAGAATACAATAAGAAACTTCTTGTTGCAGCCCTAGTTGAGTGTTTTCCAAACTGCAGCGTTTATGAGCGCTCTGACGTTGCGGTACGTAAAAAGGAAGGCCTGAGTGAAACAATGGGCGTACTTCATGGTGAGACGCCTCCTGAGTCGGTTGTCATCGAAGAAAACGGTATAAAGATAAACGTTGATATCGTCAACGGCCATAAAACGGGTTTTTACTTAGACCAGCGTGACAGTCGTCAGCGTTCAATGAAATATATGAATGACAAAGACGTACTAAATTGCTTCTCTTACACGGGTGGCTTTGGTCTTTATGCATTAAAAGCAGGCGCTAAGCGTGTTATTAATGCTGACGTCTCTCAACCCGCACTTGATAACGCCAAGTTAAACGCAGAATTGAACCAATTCGATATATCAAAAAAACGGGCTGTCTTTCTTAACGCGGATGTATTCAAGCTCCTTAGAGAATACCGGGATCAAGGCACCAAATTTGATGTCGTTATTATGGATCCACCTAAGTTCATAAGCAGCCGTCAAAATATAACCTCGGGTGCGAAAGGTTACAAAGACATCAACATGCTAGCGATGCAGATCTTAAACCCTGGCGGAACCTTACTCACTTATTCTTGTTCAGGATTAATGAGCGCCGATCTTTTCCAGAAAGTCATCGCAGATGCGGCCGTAGACTCTGGTCGTAGCGTTAAGTTTATTGAACGCTTTGAACAAGCCGCCGATCACGTTATTGATAGTGCCTATCCGGAAGGTTTTTACTTGAAAGGATTTGCTTGTAAGGTGTTGTAG
- the yccX gene encoding acylphosphatase, with the protein MAKVCMKFIVSGVVQGVGFRYHTCHEGNKRGLTGYAKNLDNGDVEVIACGDESSIESLHDWLKKGPRMSIVNQLLSQQLEFKSYKGFNILY; encoded by the coding sequence ATGGCTAAGGTTTGTATGAAATTTATTGTATCCGGTGTTGTACAAGGTGTGGGTTTTCGGTACCACACTTGTCATGAAGGCAACAAAAGAGGATTAACTGGCTATGCTAAAAATTTGGATAACGGCGATGTGGAAGTCATTGCTTGTGGAGATGAAAGTTCGATAGAATCGTTGCACGACTGGCTGAAAAAAGGGCCGAGAATGTCGATTGTTAATCAGCTTTTGTCACAACAACTCGAGTTTAAGTCGTACAAAGGTTTTAACATACTCTATTGA
- a CDS encoding TusE/DsrC/DsvC family sulfur relay protein yields MFEYSGKQIQTDAEGYLLNFDEWEKGMVTLLAEEEGIEITDAHLEIIFFVRAFYEEFNTSPAIRMLVKAMAKEHGPEKGSSKYLFTLFRKGPAKQATKLAGLPKPAKCL; encoded by the coding sequence ATGTTTGAATACAGCGGAAAACAGATACAGACAGATGCGGAAGGCTATTTACTCAACTTCGACGAATGGGAAAAGGGCATGGTTACTCTACTTGCAGAAGAAGAAGGGATAGAAATAACCGATGCGCACCTAGAGATAATCTTTTTTGTCCGTGCTTTTTATGAAGAGTTTAATACCTCCCCCGCCATTAGAATGCTGGTAAAAGCAATGGCTAAAGAACATGGACCAGAAAAAGGGAGCAGTAAATACCTATTTACACTGTTTCGCAAAGGCCCAGCAAAACAAGCGACAAAATTAGCTGGCCTACCAAAACCAGCCAAATGTCTGTAG
- a CDS encoding Bax inhibitor-1/YccA family protein encodes MNSPLVSRSSTQPSAIQTNKVLRNTYFLLSMTLFTSAIAAVVTMAIQISPMMAIGMQLAAIGILFFVMPKAINSSAGVVWTFVFTTLMGAALGPMLNYYAAMPNGAGVIAQALGMTGLVTMGLSAYAITSKKDFSFMRSFLMAGLIIVIVASLLNIFFVQSSMMHIVISSVSAMVFSGFILYDTGRIVRGEETNYINATISMYLNILNLFVSLLHILGFLNDD; translated from the coding sequence ATGAACAGTCCACTGGTGTCGCGTTCTTCAACGCAACCGAGCGCAATTCAAACGAACAAAGTATTGCGTAATACTTATTTCTTACTTTCAATGACGCTATTCACAAGTGCTATTGCAGCAGTTGTTACTATGGCGATTCAAATATCGCCAATGATGGCGATTGGTATGCAACTTGCCGCAATTGGTATTCTGTTTTTTGTTATGCCTAAAGCTATTAACTCATCAGCGGGCGTTGTGTGGACGTTTGTTTTCACTACCTTAATGGGAGCGGCATTAGGTCCAATGCTCAATTATTATGCTGCGATGCCAAACGGTGCGGGTGTTATAGCTCAAGCATTAGGTATGACTGGTTTGGTAACGATGGGACTCTCTGCTTACGCTATCACATCGAAGAAAGATTTTTCATTCATGAGAAGTTTCTTAATGGCAGGGCTGATTATTGTCATCGTCGCGTCATTACTTAATATATTCTTCGTTCAATCATCAATGATGCATATTGTTATTAGTAGTGTCTCTGCCATGGTTTTCTCTGGCTTTATTCTTTATGACACAGGCCGAATCGTTCGTGGCGAAGAAACAAACTACATCAACGCAACAATTTCGATGTACCTAAATATTCTTAACCTATTTGTTAGCTTGCTACACATTCTTGGTTTCTTGAATGATGACTAA
- a CDS encoding amino acid ABC transporter ATP-binding protein has translation MTQQEDYVIQLKKMNKWYGDFHVLKNINLKVKKGEKIVICGPSGSGKSTMIRCINRLEEHQQGKIIVAGNELTEDLKNIEAVRKEVGMCFQHFNLFPHLTVLENCTLAPIWVKKMSKAEAEEIAMKYLERVKIPDQAEKYPGQLSGGQQQRVAIARSLCMNPQIMLFDEPTSALDPEMVREVLDVMVELADEGMTMLCVTHEMGFAKEVADRVIFMDVGEIIEENNPIDFFENPESDRTRNFLSQILSH, from the coding sequence ATGACGCAGCAAGAAGATTATGTAATCCAATTAAAGAAGATGAACAAGTGGTATGGGGATTTTCACGTACTTAAAAATATTAACCTGAAGGTTAAGAAAGGCGAGAAAATTGTCATCTGTGGTCCGTCTGGATCGGGTAAGTCAACGATGATTCGTTGTATCAACCGTTTGGAAGAACACCAACAAGGCAAGATTATTGTCGCCGGCAATGAACTCACAGAAGATCTAAAAAACATCGAAGCCGTGCGTAAAGAAGTTGGGATGTGTTTTCAACACTTTAACCTTTTCCCACATCTTACGGTTTTAGAAAACTGTACCCTTGCACCTATTTGGGTGAAAAAGATGTCCAAGGCTGAAGCGGAAGAGATCGCGATGAAGTATCTCGAACGCGTTAAGATTCCGGATCAAGCAGAGAAGTATCCGGGCCAGCTTTCTGGTGGACAACAGCAGCGTGTAGCGATTGCACGTTCATTGTGTATGAACCCTCAAATTATGCTGTTTGATGAACCAACATCCGCACTCGACCCAGAGATGGTACGCGAAGTACTTGATGTTATGGTGGAGCTTGCAGATGAAGGCATGACCATGCTCTGTGTCACGCACGAAATGGGGTTTGCTAAAGAAGTAGCAGACAGAGTTATCTTTATGGACGTTGGTGAGATCATCGAGGAAAACAATCCTATTGATTTCTTTGAGAATCCAGAATCCGACCGCACTCGAAACTTCTTAAGTCAGATCTTGAGTCACTAG